From a region of the Enterobacter cancerogenus genome:
- the rhaB gene encoding rhamnulokinase gives MTFRHCVAVDLGASSGRVMLATWDRSQRTLSLREMHRFANCLQKRDGFDTWDIDGLEAAIRTGLESVCNDGIRIDSIGIDTWGVDYVLLDDAGERVGLPVSYRDSRTDGVMAHAIAQLGKETIYGRSGIQFLPFNTLYQLRALVEQQPELAAKAAHALLIPDYFSYRLTGNLNWEYTNATTTQLVNINSDNWDENLLAWTGASPSWFGTPTHPGNVIGEWLCPQGNPIPVVAVASHDTASAVIAAPLADKDAAYLSSGTWSLMGFESKMPYTSDAALAANITNEGGAEGRYRVLKNIMGLWLLQRVLKEQNITDLASLIAETEKLTACTYLINPNDDRFINPAHMSAEIQAACVEAGQPVPSRPAELARCIFDSLALLYADILDELASLRGRPFSRLHIVGGGCQNQLLNQLCADACGITVVAGPVEASTLGNIGIQLMTLDELASVDDFRSVVADNYGLTTFTPHPCHDIARYRAQFQQKRLTKELCA, from the coding sequence ATGACTTTTCGCCATTGTGTGGCTGTCGATTTAGGCGCATCCAGCGGCCGCGTAATGCTGGCGACCTGGGACCGTAGCCAGCGCACGCTTTCGCTTCGCGAAATGCACCGTTTTGCCAACTGTCTGCAAAAGCGGGACGGCTTTGATACCTGGGACATTGACGGCCTGGAGGCGGCAATCCGTACCGGGCTTGAGAGTGTCTGCAATGACGGCATCCGTATCGACAGCATCGGAATTGATACCTGGGGCGTGGATTACGTCCTGCTGGACGACGCTGGCGAACGCGTCGGCCTACCCGTCTCTTACCGCGACAGCCGTACCGACGGCGTCATGGCGCATGCCATCGCCCAGCTGGGTAAAGAGACGATCTACGGGCGCAGCGGCATTCAGTTCCTGCCGTTTAACACCCTGTATCAGCTGCGCGCCCTGGTCGAACAGCAGCCGGAACTGGCCGCAAAGGCGGCGCACGCCCTGCTGATCCCCGACTACTTCAGCTACCGCCTGACCGGCAACCTGAACTGGGAATACACCAACGCCACCACCACGCAACTGGTGAACATCAATTCCGATAACTGGGACGAAAACCTGCTGGCCTGGACGGGCGCCTCGCCGTCGTGGTTTGGCACGCCGACCCATCCGGGCAATGTGATTGGCGAGTGGCTCTGCCCGCAGGGCAATCCGATCCCGGTGGTGGCCGTGGCGAGCCACGATACCGCCAGCGCGGTCATCGCCGCGCCGCTTGCCGACAAAGACGCGGCGTATCTCTCTTCCGGCACCTGGTCGCTGATGGGTTTTGAGAGCAAAATGCCCTACACCAGCGACGCCGCGCTGGCGGCGAACATCACCAACGAGGGCGGCGCAGAAGGCCGTTACCGGGTGTTAAAGAACATCATGGGGCTGTGGCTGCTCCAGCGGGTGCTGAAAGAGCAGAACATCACCGACCTGGCCTCGCTGATTGCAGAAACCGAAAAGCTGACGGCCTGCACGTACCTGATCAACCCCAATGACGACCGCTTTATCAACCCGGCGCACATGAGCGCCGAGATCCAGGCCGCCTGCGTCGAGGCCGGCCAGCCGGTGCCGTCCCGCCCTGCCGAGCTGGCGCGCTGTATTTTTGACAGCCTCGCCCTGCTGTATGCCGACATTCTCGACGAACTGGCGAGCCTTCGCGGCAGGCCGTTCAGCCGGTTGCACATCGTTGGCGGCGGCTGCCAGAACCAGCTGCTGAACCAGCTTTGCGCCGACGCCTGCGGGATCACCGTCGTCGCCGGGCCGGTTGAGGCCTCCACGCTCGGCAATATCGGCATTCAGCTGATGACCCTGGACGAACTGGCGAGCGTCGACGATTTCCGCTCGGTAGTGGCCGACAACTATGGCCTGACCACCTTCACTCCCCATCCCTGCCATGACATTGCCCGCTACCGGGCGCAGTTTCAGCAAAAACGACTGACTAAGGAGCTTTGCGCATGA
- the rhaS gene encoding HTH-type transcriptional activator RhaS encodes MTVLHSVDFFPSGGSPVAIEPRLPQAAFPEHHHDFHEIVIVEHGTGIHVFNGQPYTISGGTVCFVRDHDRHLYEHTDNLCLTNVLYRSPDAFQFLSGLNQLLPQEKDGHYPSHWRVNQSTLQQVRQLVSQMEQSEEGLETHVVATRELLFMQLLVLLRRSSLVEGLENNAARLNQLMAWLEDHFAEDICWETLADDFSLSLRTLHRQLKQHTGLTPQRYLNRLRLIKARHLLRHTDESVTDIAYRCGFGDSNHFSTLFRREFSWSPRDIRQGKDASLQ; translated from the coding sequence ATGACCGTACTACACAGCGTGGATTTTTTTCCTTCGGGCGGATCGCCTGTCGCGATTGAGCCACGGCTCCCGCAGGCAGCGTTTCCGGAACATCATCATGATTTCCATGAGATTGTGATTGTTGAGCACGGCACGGGCATTCACGTCTTCAACGGCCAGCCGTACACCATCAGCGGTGGCACGGTCTGCTTTGTACGCGATCACGACCGGCATTTATACGAACATACCGACAACCTGTGCCTGACCAACGTGCTGTATCGCTCGCCGGATGCGTTCCAGTTTTTGTCCGGGCTTAATCAGCTTTTGCCCCAGGAGAAAGACGGGCACTATCCGTCGCACTGGCGGGTTAATCAGTCCACGTTGCAGCAGGTGCGCCAGCTGGTGAGCCAGATGGAGCAGAGCGAGGAGGGGCTGGAGACGCACGTTGTTGCCACGCGTGAACTTCTGTTTATGCAACTGCTGGTGCTGCTGCGCCGCAGTAGCCTGGTGGAGGGGCTGGAAAATAACGCTGCGCGCCTTAACCAGCTGATGGCCTGGCTGGAAGATCACTTTGCTGAGGATATCTGCTGGGAAACGCTGGCGGATGATTTCTCGCTGTCGCTGCGTACCCTGCACCGCCAGCTGAAGCAGCACACCGGGCTGACCCCACAGCGCTATCTTAACCGCCTGCGTTTAATCAAGGCCCGGCATCTGCTGCGCCACACGGATGAAAGCGTCACGGACATCGCTTATCGTTGCGGTTTCGGCGACAGTAACCACTTTTCGACGCTGTTTCGCCGTGAATTCAGCTGGTCGCCGCGCGACATTCGCCAGGGCAAGGACGCGTCGCTTCAGTAA
- the rhaR gene encoding HTH-type transcriptional activator RhaR, with product MAAQLILRKDDFFASAGQAVAVADRYPQNVFAEHTHEFCELVLVWRGNGLHVLNDRPYRITRGDLFYIRAEDKHSYASVNDLVLQNVIYCPDRLKLNVDWAANIPGFVDAKGAPHWRLSSNGMTQVRQVISQLEQESLKNDPEANQMAELLFAQLVMTLKRYRYATDNPSATTQEALLDKLITQLAGSLNKSFVLEKFCEQEQCSERALRQQFRTQTGMTVNHYLRQLRICHAQYLLQHTELMVSEVAMRCGFEDSNYFSVVFNREVGMTPVQWRHRSRKAA from the coding sequence GTGGCTGCTCAGTTAATTCTTCGCAAAGATGATTTTTTTGCCTCCGCAGGCCAGGCCGTTGCGGTGGCCGATCGCTATCCGCAAAACGTCTTTGCCGAACACACGCATGAATTTTGCGAGCTGGTGCTGGTGTGGCGGGGCAACGGCCTGCACGTCCTTAACGACCGGCCTTACCGCATTACGCGCGGGGATCTGTTTTACATTCGCGCCGAGGACAAACACTCCTACGCCTCGGTGAACGACCTGGTGTTGCAGAACGTCATCTACTGCCCGGACAGGCTCAAACTCAACGTCGACTGGGCCGCAAACATTCCGGGGTTTGTTGATGCGAAGGGCGCACCGCACTGGCGCTTAAGCAGCAACGGCATGACCCAGGTCCGGCAGGTGATTTCCCAGCTTGAACAGGAGAGCCTGAAAAACGATCCCGAGGCTAACCAGATGGCGGAGCTGCTCTTTGCCCAGCTGGTAATGACCCTCAAGCGCTATCGTTATGCTACCGACAACCCCTCCGCCACCACTCAGGAGGCGCTGCTTGATAAGCTCATCACCCAACTTGCGGGCAGCCTGAACAAGAGTTTCGTGCTGGAAAAGTTCTGCGAGCAGGAGCAGTGCAGCGAACGCGCGTTACGCCAGCAGTTCCGCACCCAGACCGGGATGACGGTGAACCACTATCTGCGCCAGCTGCGCATCTGCCACGCTCAGTATTTGCTCCAGCATACGGAGCTGATGGTGAGTGAAGTGGCGATGCGCTGCGGCTTTGAGGACAGCAACTACTTTTCGGTGGTGTTTAACCGCGAGGTGGGGATGACGCCGGTACAGTGGCGTCATCGTAGTCGAAAGGCGGCGTGA
- the rhaT gene encoding L-rhamnose/proton symporter RhaT, whose protein sequence is MNHAITMGIFWHLIGAASAACFYAPFKKVKHWSWETMWSVGGTVSWLILPWTISAMLLPDFWGYFSSFSASTLLPVFLFGAMWGIGNINYGLTMRYLGMSMGIGIAIGITLIVGTLMTPILNGNFDVLINTEGGRMTLLGVLVAVIGVGIVTRAGQLKERKMGIKAEDFNLKKGLLLAVMCGIFSAGMSFAMNAAKPMHEAAAALGVDPLYVALPSYVVIMGGGALVNLGFCFIRLAKVKNLSVKADFSLAKPLIVTNVLLSALGGLMWYLQFFFYAWGHASIPAQYDYMSWMLHMSFYVLCGGLVGLVLKEWNNAGRRPVGVLSLGCVVIIIAANIVGLGMAN, encoded by the coding sequence ATGAATCATGCGATTACGATGGGTATTTTCTGGCATTTGATAGGCGCAGCCAGTGCAGCCTGTTTCTATGCCCCGTTTAAAAAGGTTAAACATTGGTCATGGGAAACCATGTGGTCCGTCGGCGGTACGGTGTCATGGCTGATTTTGCCGTGGACCATCAGCGCCATGCTCCTGCCCGATTTCTGGGGCTATTTCTCCTCCTTCAGCGCCTCTACCCTGCTGCCGGTCTTCCTGTTTGGCGCGATGTGGGGCATCGGCAACATCAACTATGGCCTCACCATGCGCTACCTCGGCATGTCGATGGGTATCGGCATCGCGATTGGCATTACGCTGATTGTCGGCACCCTGATGACGCCAATCCTCAACGGCAATTTCGACGTGCTGATCAATACCGAAGGCGGGCGCATGACGCTGCTGGGCGTGCTGGTCGCGGTGATCGGCGTAGGCATCGTGACCCGCGCGGGCCAGCTTAAAGAGCGCAAGATGGGCATCAAAGCCGAGGACTTCAACCTGAAGAAAGGGCTGCTGCTGGCGGTAATGTGCGGCATCTTCTCCGCCGGTATGTCCTTCGCCATGAACGCCGCCAAACCGATGCACGAAGCCGCCGCCGCGCTGGGCGTCGACCCGCTGTACGTTGCCCTGCCAAGCTACGTGGTGATCATGGGCGGCGGCGCGCTGGTCAACCTGGGCTTCTGCTTTATTCGTCTGGCAAAAGTGAAGAACCTGTCGGTAAAAGCCGACTTCTCGCTGGCAAAACCGCTGATCGTAACCAACGTGCTGCTCTCCGCGTTGGGTGGGCTGATGTGGTATCTGCAGTTCTTCTTCTACGCCTGGGGCCACGCCAGCATTCCGGCGCAGTACGATTACATGAGCTGGATGCTGCACATGAGCTTCTACGTGCTGTGCGGCGGCCTGGTGGGGCTGGTGCTGAAGGAGTGGAACAACGCCGGGCGTCGTCCGGTGGGCGTGCTGAGCCTCGGCTGCGTGGTGATTATTATCGCCGCCAACATTGTTGGCCTCGGCATGGCGAACTGA
- the sodA gene encoding superoxide dismutase [Mn] — MSYTLPSLPYAYDALEPHFDKQTMEIHHTKHHQTYVNNANAALESLPEFASLPVEELITKLDQLPADKKTVLRNNAGGHANHSLFWKGLKTGTTLQGDLKAAIERDFGSVDNFKAEFEKAAATRFGSGWAWLVLKGDKLAVVSTANQDSPLMGEAISGASGFPILGLDVWEHAYYLKFQNRRPDYIKAFWDVVNWDEAAARFAAKK, encoded by the coding sequence ATGAGTTATACACTGCCATCCCTGCCGTATGCCTACGACGCACTGGAACCGCATTTCGACAAGCAGACGATGGAAATCCATCACACTAAACACCACCAGACCTACGTGAACAACGCCAACGCTGCGCTGGAAAGCCTGCCAGAGTTCGCTAGCCTGCCGGTTGAAGAGCTGATCACCAAACTGGACCAGCTGCCAGCAGACAAGAAAACCGTTCTGCGTAACAACGCAGGCGGCCACGCTAACCACAGCCTGTTCTGGAAAGGCCTGAAAACCGGTACCACCCTGCAGGGCGACCTGAAAGCGGCTATCGAGCGCGACTTCGGTTCCGTAGACAACTTCAAAGCGGAATTCGAGAAAGCCGCTGCGACCCGTTTCGGCTCTGGCTGGGCGTGGCTGGTCCTGAAAGGTGACAAACTGGCGGTGGTTTCTACCGCAAACCAGGACTCCCCGCTGATGGGTGAAGCGATCTCTGGCGCATCCGGTTTCCCAATCCTGGGCCTGGACGTTTGGGAACACGCTTACTACCTGAAGTTCCAGAACCGTCGTCCAGACTACATCAAAGCCTTCTGGGACGTGGTGAACTGGGACGAAGCTGCAGCACGTTTCGCTGCGAAAAAATAA
- the yiiM gene encoding 6-hydroxyaminopurine reductase: MHYPVNVFTGKVTEYEGSRPSAIAKVQVDGELSLTERGLVGDEQAEKKIHGGPERALCHYPREHYAYWMSEFPEQAERFVAPAFGENLSTEGLTEQNVFIGDIFRWGDALIQVTQPRSPCFKLNYHFGIEDMSARLQSAGKTGWLYRVVLAGNVSADAPLALVSRVSDVSVYDACAIAWHMPFDDEQYHRLLSAAGLSTSWTRTMQKRRLSNKIEDNSRRLWGR; encoded by the coding sequence ATGCACTACCCGGTCAACGTGTTTACAGGCAAGGTAACGGAATACGAAGGCAGCCGCCCGAGCGCCATCGCCAAAGTGCAGGTTGACGGCGAGTTGAGCCTCACCGAGCGCGGTCTCGTGGGCGATGAGCAGGCCGAAAAGAAAATTCACGGCGGGCCGGAGCGCGCGCTGTGCCACTATCCGCGCGAGCATTATGCTTACTGGATGAGTGAATTCCCCGAGCAGGCGGAGCGCTTCGTCGCACCCGCCTTTGGCGAGAACCTCTCTACCGAGGGGCTGACCGAGCAAAACGTCTTTATCGGCGATATCTTCCGCTGGGGCGATGCCCTGATTCAGGTGACGCAGCCGCGCTCGCCGTGCTTCAAGCTGAACTACCATTTTGGCATTGAAGATATGTCCGCCCGGCTGCAAAGCGCCGGTAAAACCGGCTGGCTCTACCGCGTGGTGCTGGCGGGGAACGTTTCGGCGGATGCCCCGCTGGCGCTCGTTTCACGCGTGAGTGATGTGTCGGTGTACGACGCCTGCGCGATCGCCTGGCATATGCCCTTTGACGATGAGCAATATCATCGCCTGCTGTCAGCGGCAGGGCTATCGACAAGCTGGACCAGAACGATGCAAAAGCGGCGTTTAAGCAACAAAATTGAGGATAATTCGCGAAGATTGTGGGGAAGATAA
- the cpxA gene encoding envelope stress sensor histidine kinase CpxA, translating into MIGSLTARIFAIFWLTLALVLMLVLMLPKLDSRQMTELLDSEQRQGVMIEQHVEAELANDPPNDLMWWRRLFRAIDKWAPPGQRLLLVTSEGRVIGADRNEMQIIRNFIGQADNADHPQKKKYGRVEMVGPFSVRDGEDNYQLYLIRPASSSQTDFINLLFDRPLLLLIVTMLLSSPLLLWLAWSLAKPARKLKNAADEVAQGNLRQHPELEAGPQEFLAAGTSFNQMVSALDRMMTAQQRLLSDISHELRTPLTRLQLGTALLRRRSGESKELERIETEAHRLDSMINDLLVMSRNQQKNALVSETVKANHLWHEVLDNAAFEAEQMGKSFTVNFPPGPWPLYGNPNALESALENIVRNALRYSHTKIEVAFSVDKDGITIIVDDDGPGVSPEDREQIFRPFYRTDEARDRESGGTGLGLAIVETAMQQHRGWVKADDSPLGGLRLTLWLPLYKRS; encoded by the coding sequence ATGATAGGCAGCTTAACCGCCCGCATCTTCGCCATCTTCTGGCTGACGCTGGCACTGGTTTTAATGCTCGTACTGATGTTGCCAAAACTCGACTCACGCCAGATGACGGAGCTTCTCGACAGTGAGCAACGTCAGGGCGTGATGATCGAACAACACGTCGAAGCCGAGCTGGCAAACGATCCGCCAAACGATTTGATGTGGTGGCGCAGGCTGTTTCGCGCTATCGACAAGTGGGCGCCGCCCGGACAACGTCTTCTGCTGGTGACCAGCGAAGGCCGCGTCATTGGGGCCGATCGCAATGAAATGCAGATCATCCGCAACTTCATTGGCCAGGCGGATAACGCCGACCACCCTCAGAAGAAAAAATATGGCCGGGTTGAGATGGTAGGGCCTTTCTCCGTCAGAGACGGGGAGGATAACTATCAGCTCTATCTGATTCGCCCTGCGAGCAGCTCCCAGACAGATTTCATCAACCTGCTGTTCGACCGCCCGCTTCTGCTGCTGATTGTGACTATGCTGCTCAGCTCGCCGCTGCTGCTCTGGCTGGCGTGGAGCCTGGCGAAACCGGCACGTAAGTTGAAAAACGCCGCCGACGAAGTGGCTCAGGGCAACCTGAGACAACATCCCGAGCTGGAAGCCGGGCCGCAGGAATTCCTGGCCGCCGGGACCAGTTTTAACCAGATGGTGAGCGCCCTTGACCGCATGATGACCGCGCAGCAACGCCTGCTATCGGACATCTCCCACGAACTGCGCACCCCGCTCACGCGACTGCAGCTTGGCACCGCGCTGTTGCGCCGCCGCAGCGGCGAGAGCAAAGAGCTGGAGCGTATTGAAACCGAAGCGCATCGTCTGGACAGCATGATCAACGATTTGCTGGTGATGTCGCGCAACCAGCAGAAAAACGCGCTGGTGAGCGAAACGGTCAAAGCCAACCATCTGTGGCATGAGGTGCTGGATAACGCGGCATTCGAAGCCGAGCAGATGGGGAAATCGTTCACCGTTAACTTCCCGCCAGGCCCATGGCCGCTTTACGGTAACCCTAACGCACTGGAAAGCGCGCTGGAGAATATCGTGCGTAACGCCCTGCGCTACTCGCACACGAAGATTGAGGTGGCGTTCTCGGTGGATAAAGACGGGATCACCATCATCGTGGACGACGACGGCCCGGGCGTGAGTCCGGAAGATCGCGAACAGATTTTCCGTCCGTTCTACCGTACCGACGAGGCGCGCGACCGCGAATCCGGCGGCACGGGGCTGGGGCTGGCGATTGTTGAAACCGCCATGCAGCAGCATCGTGGCTGGGTGAAAGCCGACGACAGCCCGCTGGGTGGACTGCGGTTAACGCTGTGGCTGCCGTTGTATAAGCGTTCGTAG